A genomic stretch from Burkholderia pyrrocinia includes:
- a CDS encoding single-stranded DNA-binding protein — MSTHFFGEGNIGSPPEYREFPNGNEEPRRLLRLNVYFDNPVPNKDGTFEDRGGFWAPVEVWHADAEHWSTLYQQRMRVFVYGREERDDWQDSDDKPRHTYKINARSIGILPYRLDAVTMKPKSDSAPAD; from the coding sequence ATGAGCACGCATTTTTTTGGTGAAGGCAATATTGGTTCGCCTCCCGAGTATCGGGAGTTTCCCAACGGCAATGAAGAGCCGCGCCGCTTGCTGCGCCTGAACGTCTACTTCGACAATCCAGTGCCGAACAAGGATGGCACCTTTGAAGACCGTGGCGGCTTCTGGGCTCCGGTCGAGGTCTGGCACGCGGACGCCGAACATTGGAGCACGCTCTATCAGCAGAGGATGCGCGTTTTCGTGTACGGACGCGAAGAGCGCGATGACTGGCAAGACAGCGACGACAAGCCGCGCCACACGTACAAGATCAATGCTCGCAGCATCGGCATCCTGCCGTATCGGCTCGACGCGGTCACGATGAAGCCCAAATCGGACTCCGCGCCGGCCGACTAA
- a CDS encoding DUF3158 family protein: MNRPSASPLRVTALEQADFQRLEQATYLKGLLQPFKGKGALATWASQCEALRSDLIGLAQRRVLARARAHPFNLLPVQLAQQTTGAGTVFLRWRNLDRSKMGVALWETLIVNPATPASLVADLYTLEQQRVLLNMQISLIHSLARQAQECASKFAHAESVYLRRIEQDAQRHAPARSSP; this comes from the coding sequence ATGAACCGGCCTTCCGCTTCCCCGCTCCGCGTCACTGCACTGGAACAAGCGGACTTCCAGCGCCTGGAACAGGCCACCTACCTAAAAGGCCTTTTACAACCTTTTAAAGGTAAGGGAGCGCTAGCGACCTGGGCCAGCCAGTGCGAGGCGCTCAGAAGCGACTTGATCGGCCTGGCGCAGCGTCGGGTGCTGGCGCGGGCGCGGGCGCACCCCTTCAACCTGCTGCCTGTTCAACTGGCCCAGCAGACGACTGGCGCAGGGACAGTCTTCTTGCGCTGGCGCAATCTCGATCGATCGAAGATGGGCGTGGCGTTATGGGAGACCTTGATCGTCAATCCGGCCACCCCCGCGTCGCTGGTCGCCGACTTGTACACGTTGGAGCAGCAGCGCGTCCTGCTAAACATGCAGATCAGCCTGATTCACAGCCTGGCCCGGCAAGCACAGGAATGCGCCAGCAAATTCGCACATGCCGAGTCGGTGTACCTGCGTCGGATCGAGCAAGACGCCCAACGCCATGCGCCAGCCAGGTCGTCGCCATGA
- a CDS encoding Arm DNA-binding domain-containing protein codes for MALTALQVQAAKPRTKPYGLSDGNGLFLWVTTDARKYWHFRFRFEGSRDTEPDSSSNDAANATAGAEDAAPSAGDDEDEPA; via the coding sequence ATGGCACTGACAGCATTACAGGTCCAGGCAGCCAAGCCGCGAACAAAGCCCTACGGACTCTCTGACGGCAACGGCCTATTCTTGTGGGTTACGACGGATGCCCGCAAGTACTGGCACTTCCGGTTTCGCTTCGAGGGTAGCCGCGACACCGAACCGGATAGCAGCAGCAACGACGCAGCCAACGCGACGGCTGGCGCTGAGGATGCCGCGCCCTCAGCCGGCGACGACGAGGATGAGCCAGCATGA